In Halopseudomonas nanhaiensis, a single window of DNA contains:
- a CDS encoding TonB-dependent siderophore receptor, with translation MSFQSKCPSRRAAEPVRTARLHPLTIALGLALGSASLQALAQDQARELEATTVYAEQSDPHGPDTGYQANNTLVGTKTDTPLREIPRAVSVVTRQQMEDRAAVSISDALRYTPGVQAGYFGEDNKQDWFIIRGFKQQNYGLFQDSTRVYSSGFYSWQVDPYMLERVEVQRGAASVLYGQTPPGGVINLVSKRPSESTFGEIGLQYGSHDRQQLTLDMTGPLTDNDQVLYRITALARDTGTQVDDVDNDRLSIAPAVTLRFSEDTELTLLASAQRDTGDPMLQFLPSAGTVLPHPLGKIDTDTAVGLPDYETFERDQYTLGYEFTHRFNDTFSVQQNLRYGHMDMNLRQLFFFFWQDQPAGELVRGLSYANGDADNLSVDNRLIGNWQGEGWENTLLVGADYQQLQIDDESPNGWPLYPANLNIFNPTYTQVPFDFELESKRTEVDQIGGYLQNQLKLNDRVILLAGVRRDWAEFDFDNRTTGDGRNIKDQETTWNAGAAYLFDNGLTPYVSYSQFFLPVTEVDTVGQAFEPESGHQREIGLKYQPPGINASFNAALFELTQENVRKSVAGGQQVQVGEVRSRGLELEAVGNLTPSLNVTGAVTLLDAETTRTGTDFAEKGKTPSEVADTMASLWAQYRVRGGLLHGLGLGAGARYVGERYGDNVEGLEVPSYTVYDAAVSYDWQNMRLQLNANNLADKEYVTTCDYYCWYGNRRNVIASVSYRW, from the coding sequence ATGTCATTCCAGTCGAAGTGCCCGTCCAGGCGGGCGGCTGAACCGGTTCGCACTGCTCGTCTCCATCCGTTGACCATCGCCCTCGGCCTGGCTCTGGGCAGTGCCAGTCTGCAGGCCCTCGCGCAGGACCAGGCGCGCGAACTGGAGGCGACGACTGTCTACGCTGAACAGAGCGATCCGCATGGCCCGGATACCGGCTACCAGGCGAACAACACGCTGGTCGGCACCAAGACCGACACCCCCCTGCGCGAAATACCCCGTGCCGTATCGGTGGTGACGCGCCAGCAGATGGAAGACCGCGCCGCCGTGAGCATCAGCGATGCGCTGCGCTATACACCCGGGGTACAGGCCGGTTACTTCGGCGAGGACAACAAGCAGGACTGGTTCATCATCCGTGGCTTCAAGCAGCAGAACTACGGTCTGTTCCAGGACAGCACGCGGGTGTATTCCAGCGGGTTCTACAGCTGGCAGGTCGATCCGTACATGCTCGAGCGGGTGGAGGTTCAGCGCGGCGCCGCCTCGGTCCTGTATGGCCAGACCCCGCCCGGTGGCGTGATCAACCTGGTGAGCAAGCGCCCCAGCGAATCGACCTTCGGCGAGATCGGCCTGCAGTATGGCAGCCACGACCGTCAACAGCTCACCCTCGACATGACCGGGCCGCTGACCGATAACGATCAGGTGCTGTATCGCATCACAGCACTGGCCCGGGATACCGGCACCCAGGTCGACGACGTCGACAACGATCGCCTGTCCATCGCCCCTGCGGTCACCCTGCGCTTTTCCGAGGATACCGAGCTGACGCTGCTGGCCAGCGCTCAGCGGGACACGGGCGACCCGATGCTGCAGTTCCTGCCGTCGGCCGGGACCGTGCTGCCCCATCCGCTTGGCAAGATCGACACCGACACCGCCGTCGGCCTGCCGGACTACGAGACCTTCGAACGCGATCAGTACACGCTGGGCTACGAGTTCACACATCGCTTCAACGATACCTTCAGCGTCCAGCAGAACCTGCGTTACGGCCATATGGACATGAATCTGCGCCAGCTGTTTTTCTTCTTCTGGCAGGATCAACCGGCGGGCGAACTGGTGCGCGGCCTCAGCTACGCCAACGGCGATGCCGACAACCTGTCGGTGGACAATCGTCTGATCGGGAACTGGCAGGGCGAAGGCTGGGAAAACACCCTGCTGGTCGGGGCCGATTACCAGCAGCTGCAGATCGATGACGAGTCACCCAACGGCTGGCCGCTGTATCCGGCCAATCTGAACATCTTCAACCCGACCTACACCCAGGTCCCCTTCGACTTCGAGCTCGAAAGCAAGCGCACCGAAGTCGACCAGATTGGCGGCTACCTGCAGAACCAGCTCAAGCTGAATGACCGCGTCATCCTGCTCGCAGGCGTACGCCGTGACTGGGCCGAGTTCGATTTCGACAACCGGACCACGGGCGACGGGCGCAACATCAAGGACCAGGAAACGACCTGGAATGCCGGCGCGGCGTACCTGTTCGACAACGGCCTGACGCCGTATGTGAGCTATTCCCAGTTCTTTCTCCCGGTCACCGAGGTCGATACCGTCGGCCAGGCTTTCGAGCCGGAATCCGGGCATCAGCGCGAGATTGGCCTGAAGTATCAGCCGCCGGGCATTAACGCCAGCTTCAACGCCGCTCTGTTCGAATTGACCCAGGAGAATGTGCGCAAGTCGGTCGCGGGCGGGCAACAGGTGCAGGTCGGGGAAGTTCGCAGCCGCGGGCTGGAGCTTGAGGCAGTTGGCAATCTGACGCCGAGTCTCAACGTCACGGGAGCGGTAACGCTGCTTGACGCCGAGACGACCCGTACCGGCACTGACTTTGCGGAAAAGGGCAAGACCCCTTCGGAAGTAGCCGACACCATGGCTTCACTATGGGCCCAGTACCGGGTACGCGGCGGCTTGCTCCACGGGCTCGGCCTGGGTGCCGGCGCGCGGTATGTGGGCGAGCGTTACGGGGACAACGTCGAAGGGCTCGAAGTGCCGTCCTACACCGTCTACGATGCCGCCGTCAGCTACGACTGGCAGAACATGCGCCTGCAGCTGAACGCCAACAACCTGGCCGACAAGGAATATGTCACCACCTGCGACTACTATTGCTGGTACGGTAATCGCCGCAACGTCATCGCCAGCGTCAGCTATCGCTGGTAA
- a CDS encoding diguanylate cyclase, whose product MQPADQLHAQLQKLSDGFRQKLKEQLPVLLERALQLAADSEPDRHALQPIRDQLHKLAGSAGTFGFAEVGVQARELEQFADRCLRDGFTEQCCQHLADGIASLGRLPLDGTIEEAVDSHLVADDCRNRCIQVLEANADLSARMAQTLESFGYRVERHADAASLESALRARRPDALIIDVSPSGPGHPLLDTITALQGTWAQPMPLIAVSDVDQFEVQIAAVRAGAQGFFTRPVDLAALENRLERCFGSLHNEPFRILVVDDDTELAARFATVLSGAGMRVETVEQPQDLLQHIETFQPDVIVMDVHMPGYSGPELAQMIRLHDNWLRVPILYLSAETDVGRQMAALLKAGDDFITKPISDNALLTAVFSRAQRARLVSQALARDSLTGLLKHADIKEQVELEVERSRRTHLPVTVAMIDIDHFKLVNDRHGHAVGDNVIRALANLLRQRLRKIDRLGRYGGEEFVAVLPNCNTEDAKAILDEIRKTFQALQFSGSEGSFQCTFSAGVSACQAPEWQTEEVLERADAGLYQAKAQGRNRIVAPQQKQGVP is encoded by the coding sequence ATGCAGCCCGCTGATCAATTGCATGCCCAGCTGCAGAAGCTGTCCGACGGGTTTCGGCAGAAACTGAAGGAACAGCTGCCCGTCCTGCTTGAACGGGCGCTGCAGCTGGCTGCGGACAGCGAGCCGGACCGGCATGCACTGCAGCCGATTCGCGATCAGCTGCACAAGCTTGCCGGCTCCGCTGGCACCTTCGGTTTTGCCGAGGTCGGCGTGCAGGCGCGCGAGCTGGAGCAGTTCGCCGACCGCTGTCTGCGTGATGGCTTCACCGAGCAGTGCTGTCAGCATCTGGCCGATGGCATCGCATCACTCGGCCGCCTGCCACTGGACGGGACCATCGAGGAGGCCGTCGACAGTCACCTGGTCGCGGATGACTGTCGCAATCGCTGCATCCAGGTACTGGAGGCCAACGCAGACCTGTCCGCCCGCATGGCGCAGACCCTGGAGAGTTTCGGCTATCGCGTCGAGCGGCACGCCGACGCCGCCTCGCTCGAGTCGGCATTGCGCGCTCGTCGCCCGGATGCCCTGATCATCGACGTCAGCCCAAGCGGCCCGGGTCACCCCTTGCTGGACACCATCACCGCACTGCAGGGTACCTGGGCGCAGCCGATGCCGTTGATAGCCGTCAGCGATGTCGACCAGTTCGAGGTTCAGATCGCTGCGGTACGTGCAGGCGCGCAGGGCTTCTTCACTCGCCCGGTGGATCTGGCAGCGCTGGAGAACCGTCTCGAGCGCTGTTTCGGCTCGCTGCACAACGAGCCGTTCCGTATTCTCGTGGTGGATGACGACACCGAGCTCGCCGCACGTTTCGCCACCGTCCTGAGCGGAGCAGGCATGCGGGTGGAAACCGTTGAGCAACCACAAGACCTGCTCCAGCATATCGAAACCTTCCAACCCGATGTCATCGTCATGGACGTGCATATGCCCGGCTATTCCGGGCCTGAGCTGGCGCAGATGATCCGCCTGCACGACAACTGGCTGCGGGTACCGATCCTGTACCTGTCCGCCGAGACCGATGTCGGGCGCCAGATGGCGGCCCTGCTCAAGGCGGGTGACGATTTCATCACCAAGCCGATCAGCGACAATGCCTTGCTCACCGCCGTGTTCTCCCGGGCCCAGCGCGCCCGTCTGGTCAGCCAGGCGCTGGCCCGCGACAGCCTGACCGGTTTGCTCAAGCACGCCGACATCAAGGAGCAGGTCGAGCTCGAGGTGGAGCGCTCGCGGCGCACGCATCTGCCAGTCACCGTCGCCATGATCGATATCGACCATTTCAAGCTGGTGAATGACCGCCATGGCCATGCGGTGGGTGACAACGTCATTCGCGCGCTGGCCAACCTGTTGCGTCAACGGCTGCGCAAGATCGATCGCCTGGGCCGCTATGGCGGCGAGGAATTCGTTGCGGTGCTGCCGAACTGCAATACCGAGGATGCCAAGGCCATCCTCGACGAGATTCGCAAGACGTTTCAGGCGCTGCAGTTCAGTGGTAGTGAAGGCTCCTTCCAGTGTACGTTCAGTGCTGGCGTGAGCGCCTGTCAGGCGCCCGAGTGGCAAACCGAGGAAGTTCTCGAGCGTGCCGATGCCGGGCTGTATCAGGCCAAGGCCCAGGGGCGCAATCGCATCGTCGCGCCGCAGCAGAAGCAGGGCGTGCCGTAG
- a CDS encoding multidrug ABC transporter permease/ATP-binding protein, with amino-acid sequence MKLLSLLLRENRLALLGIGVLSLLSALLSVGVIAYINTRLIAGTTDLGEALLGFGVLLLGLLLCATAAQVALHGLGHRFVYRMRRSLVKRVLDTDIERLEQIGGARILASLSTDIRNITIAFVGLPETLYGLALTAAAFAYLAWLSPLLFVTTLGWLTVTFFIGWLLVSRVHRHIQRMRQAEDRLYANYQDVIDGRKELALNRERARRLYEEEFDANASAYRDEIIRADLFHGLSGNWANIMVLGLIGLVFFLAGGLGWATPEVAAVYALTMLFLRTPMVSAVGTLPHLITAQVSLAQLEALELLPHQPRFPELSHIKPDWQVLHLQGLSYRYPAEEGEGFDVGPLDLSLRRGEVVFVIGGNGSGKSTFARLLTGLFRPAGGSIRLDDTLVTPDNWVAYRQLFASVFTDFHLFSRLLGPQGDEADSAEVDDWLNRLHLSRKVRIAEGRLQDLRLSQGQRKRLALLLGLLEHRDIFLLDEWAADQDPLFRRLFYRELLPLFKEAGKTVVAITHDDRYFDQADRILRMDNGRLTELDDAQREQMRQGNLLLM; translated from the coding sequence ATGAAACTGCTCTCCCTGCTGCTGCGCGAGAATCGCCTGGCGCTGCTCGGCATCGGCGTGCTCAGCCTGCTGAGCGCACTGCTCAGCGTTGGCGTCATCGCCTATATCAACACGCGACTGATCGCCGGCACCACTGACCTGGGCGAAGCCCTGCTCGGGTTTGGCGTGCTGTTGCTTGGCCTGCTGCTGTGCGCCACGGCAGCGCAGGTCGCGCTGCACGGTCTGGGCCACCGGTTTGTCTACCGGATGCGTCGTTCGCTGGTCAAGCGGGTCCTTGATACCGACATCGAGCGGCTGGAGCAGATCGGCGGTGCGCGTATCCTGGCGAGCCTGTCCACCGACATCCGCAATATCACCATCGCCTTCGTCGGCCTGCCTGAAACGCTCTATGGTCTGGCTCTGACCGCCGCTGCCTTTGCCTATCTCGCCTGGCTGTCGCCGCTGCTGTTCGTCACCACGCTCGGCTGGCTGACCGTCACCTTCTTCATCGGCTGGCTGCTGGTCAGCCGCGTGCACCGGCATATCCAGCGCATGCGCCAGGCCGAAGACCGACTCTACGCCAACTATCAGGACGTGATCGACGGGCGCAAGGAACTGGCACTCAACCGCGAACGCGCCCGCCGGCTGTACGAAGAGGAGTTCGACGCCAACGCCAGCGCCTATCGCGACGAGATCATCCGCGCCGATCTGTTCCATGGCCTGTCCGGCAACTGGGCAAACATCATGGTTCTGGGACTGATCGGGCTGGTGTTTTTCCTGGCCGGCGGCCTGGGCTGGGCGACGCCGGAGGTGGCCGCGGTCTACGCGTTGACCATGCTGTTTCTGCGCACGCCAATGGTGTCGGCGGTCGGCACACTGCCGCATCTGATCACCGCACAGGTATCTCTGGCGCAACTGGAAGCACTCGAACTGTTGCCGCACCAACCCCGGTTTCCCGAGCTGAGTCATATCAAGCCGGACTGGCAGGTGCTGCACCTGCAGGGACTCAGCTACCGCTACCCGGCCGAGGAGGGAGAGGGCTTCGACGTCGGCCCCCTGGACCTGTCGCTGCGCCGGGGCGAAGTGGTGTTCGTGATAGGCGGCAACGGCAGTGGCAAGTCGACCTTCGCGCGCCTGCTGACCGGGTTGTTCCGCCCGGCGGGCGGATCGATCCGACTGGATGACACGCTGGTGACGCCAGACAACTGGGTCGCTTACCGCCAGCTTTTCGCCAGCGTGTTCACCGATTTCCATCTGTTCAGCCGGCTGCTTGGCCCTCAGGGCGATGAAGCTGACTCGGCCGAGGTAGACGACTGGCTGAATCGCCTGCATCTGTCGCGCAAGGTGCGCATCGCTGAGGGCCGGCTGCAGGATCTGCGGCTGTCCCAGGGCCAGCGCAAGCGGCTGGCTTTGCTGCTGGGCCTGCTCGAGCACCGAGACATCTTCCTACTCGACGAATGGGCAGCCGATCAGGATCCGCTGTTCCGGCGGTTGTTCTACCGCGAGCTGCTGCCGCTATTCAAGGAGGCCGGCAAAACCGTGGTGGCGATCACCCATGATGACCGTTATTTCGATCAGGCTGACCGCATTCTGCGCATGGACAATGGCCGTCTGACCGAGCTCGACGACGCGCAGCGCGAACAGATGCGACAGGGCAACCTATTGCTTATGTAA